The Falco naumanni isolate bFalNau1 chromosome 1, bFalNau1.pat, whole genome shotgun sequence genome window below encodes:
- the C1H17orf64 gene encoding LOW QUALITY PROTEIN: uncharacterized protein C17orf64 homolog (The sequence of the model RefSeq protein was modified relative to this genomic sequence to represent the inferred CDS: deleted 2 bases in 2 codons; substituted 1 base at 1 genomic stop codon) encodes MEEANFRDEVDGARAKDNSRDGTAGQTTVKDLAGMMKEAAFVTGSESAPPCKTLLICCADGLDQDTFKICKDLFRPFKKSLRKLHLPQHLPTEXKKKKKYTKKSLTIIEDRMDLFLQQYCRASQVKHWQKGLILMLWQFVSLFSEMDGKQLQNLYKYIKNNQMDKFLVICCPSENQDSVQEVKEKKKKQLYISWGLSRDTRAMQEHLGQRDSHHQHTCKVTAQWEEQQMRGTHMVSVILAPKQEKHLPAQVEPSTHGLFAGGSAGEDMISCGARGAGQVELLSQIRDMGVGKTAAKEATIALGSNKEDDIPLLAHISWH; translated from the exons ATGGAGGAGGCAAACTTTAGGGATGAAGTGGATGGAGCCAGGGCAAAAGACAACAGCAGGGATGGCACTGCTGGCCAG ACCACAGTGAAGGATTTGGCTGGCATGATGAAGGAGGCAGCCTTTGTAACGGGCAGCGAGAGTGCTCCACCATGCAAGACCCTGCTCATCTGCTGCGCAGACGGTCTTGATCAGGACACCTTCAAAATT tgcAAGGACCTTTTCAGACCCTTTAAGAAGTCGCTTAGGAAACTGCATTTACCGCAGCACCTCcccacagaataaaaa aaaaaaaagaagtacacGAAGAAAAGTTTGACCATAATCGAGGACCGCATGGATCTGTTTCTCCAACAGTACTGCAGAGCCTCGCAAGTCAAGCACTGGCAGAAGGGTCTCATCTT gATGTTGTGGCAATTTGTCTCCCTTTTCTCAGAGATGGATGGAAAGCAACTGCAGAACCTATATAAGTACATCAAAAACAACCAAATGGATAAGTTTCTGG ttatatgctgCCCTTCTGAAAACCAAGATTCAGTTcaagaagttaaagaaaaaaaaaaaaagcagctttacatCAGCTGG GGCCTCAGCAGAGATACAAGAGCCATGCAGGAACACCTAGGTCAAAGAGACAGTCACCACCAACACACCTGCAAAGTCACCGCCCAGTGGGAAGAACAACAGATGAGAGGCACTCACATGGTCAGTGTCATACTGGCaccaaagcaggaaaaacatcttcctgCTCAAGTAGAGCCATCTACACATGGCCTTTTTGCAGGAGGATCAGCAGGTGAAGACATGATCAGTTGTGGAGCTAGAGGAGCTGGGCAGGTTGAACTGCTGTCTCAGATAAGAGACATGGGAGtagggaaaacagcagcaaaagaagctACTATAGCATTAGGCAGCAATAAGGAAGACGACATCCCTTTGTTAGCCCACATCAGTTGGCATTAA